One segment of Streptomyces sp. NA02950 DNA contains the following:
- the nrtL gene encoding ArgS-related anticodon-binding protein NrtL: MTPAQLSRTVLHTVRRAVEDDELCVTVPERVKVRTPPRPGCGDYATNVALQLARAEGVSGGGALRIAEILRRRLVRTPGIARVDIADPGFLNITLDATSHGHLVDTVLAQGRDYGRGDGMAGERVRFASGTAVGEVRAALVAHVVRGLVTACGGEAEADGPGGEALAVRAAGVSADGLLIRLGPDAARWALLRPAAHDLPDLDPERLLCQREANPLFRVRYAHARVRAVLRNAHDLGVEAQPDGTDGTDGTLDGASYGHPAEIALLALLGDFPRTIEAAARHRAPDRLVRHLVATADALFRFHDTCPPLPRGEQKPSAVHRSRTALAEAAGTVLANGLHLLGMTAPEHL, translated from the coding sequence GTGACTCCCGCCCAGCTCTCCCGCACTGTGCTGCACACCGTGCGTCGTGCCGTCGAGGACGACGAGCTGTGCGTCACCGTGCCGGAGCGGGTGAAGGTGCGGACTCCGCCGCGGCCCGGCTGCGGCGATTACGCCACCAACGTCGCCCTCCAGCTCGCCCGGGCCGAGGGGGTGTCCGGCGGCGGTGCGCTGCGGATCGCCGAGATACTGCGGCGGCGGCTGGTCCGTACGCCCGGGATCGCGCGCGTCGACATCGCCGACCCCGGGTTCCTGAACATCACCCTCGACGCCACCTCCCACGGGCACCTCGTGGACACCGTCCTCGCCCAGGGGCGCGACTACGGGCGCGGGGACGGAATGGCCGGGGAGCGGGTCCGGTTCGCCTCCGGGACCGCCGTGGGCGAGGTACGCGCCGCCCTCGTCGCCCATGTCGTCCGCGGGCTCGTCACCGCCTGTGGCGGGGAGGCGGAAGCGGACGGCCCCGGCGGGGAGGCGCTCGCCGTCCGCGCCGCCGGTGTCTCCGCCGACGGGCTCCTCATCCGGCTCGGCCCCGACGCCGCCCGCTGGGCCCTGCTGCGGCCCGCCGCCCACGACCTCCCCGACCTCGATCCCGAGCGGCTCCTCTGCCAGCGCGAGGCCAACCCCCTCTTCCGGGTCCGGTACGCCCACGCGCGGGTCCGGGCCGTGCTGCGCAATGCCCACGACCTCGGAGTCGAGGCACAGCCGGACGGGACCGACGGGACCGACGGGACCTTGGACGGGGCCTCCTACGGCCACCCCGCCGAGATCGCCCTCCTCGCCCTCCTCGGCGACTTCCCCCGTACCATCGAGGCCGCCGCCCGCCACCGGGCGCCCGACCGGCTGGTCCGGCATCTCGTCGCCACCGCCGACGCCCTCTTCCGCTTCCACGACACGTGTCCGCCCCTCCCGCGCGGCGAGCAGAAACCCTCGGCCGTGCACCGC